One window of the Tachypleus tridentatus isolate NWPU-2018 chromosome 10, ASM421037v1, whole genome shotgun sequence genome contains the following:
- the LOC143227860 gene encoding uncharacterized protein LOC143227860, which translates to MPTEKPPSKTSDYRRATKPIMEKRRRARINQCLSELKALILDALNEDPSRHSKLEKADILDMTVRHLQNIQRQQVAAAIATDPSVLNKFKAGFNECATEVSRYVSRIDGIDNNLSQRLLNHLGSCVSSLQNTTPYNMANTAAMPSVAFTGVKQSFPDIVHQLQPLGVQIPTGLFTTSSSTNGVAPRTLQTVAMGLDINNNNNAARAPGPVANNSTVSSASFEKLLGGLPLIPSRLPNGDIAFLLPSRCLSSVPGQLLNSLTLDSRSSKPMTFSVSRSSTPTPYCSLSSWDHPKSPAGPSSWDHPTSPPGPRRTASTGSSLSCALSPSVSDSGSDVFNESLMMSPRKLSPSISRHLNDHLSQQDPISSAPKTSTFQNITSTASSGSSNSSFVTTAKIGVQSTVENSGSLLIGRSFGHVSTIASADSFLINRSSQTGRDGASSKRDHVGLQSSSGGTNCKIKETPTSVTPRCPSSIEQSNETVWRPW; encoded by the exons ATGCCTACAGAGAAACCACCTTCCAAGACTAGCGACTATCGACgg GCTACTAAACCAATTATGGAGAAAAGAAGACGGGCTCGAATAAACCAGTGCCTGTCTGAGTTGAAAGCTCTAATCTTAGACGCATTGAACGAGGAT cCTTCCCGACATTCAAAGCTAGAGAAAGCAGATATACTGGACATGACTGTTCGACACCTTCAAAATATCCAGAGACAGCAGGTTGCAG CTGCCATTGCTACTGACCCCTCGGTACTCAACAAGTTCAAGGCGGGATTTAACGAATGTGCCACGGAGGTCAGCCGATATGTTAGCAGGATAGACGGGATAGACAACAACCTTAGCCAGCGACTGTTAAACCATCTTGGAAGCTGTGTATCGAGTCTTCAGAACACCACACCATATAACATGGCGAACACTGCAGCTATGCCTTCTGTGGCCTTCACAGGGGTAAAGCAGTCTTTTCCAGATATTGTTCATCAGCTACAACCCTTGGGCGTTCAGATACCCACTGGATTGTTTACCACATCTTCTTCTACAAACGGAGTGGCTCCTAGAACTTTGCAGACCGTTGCCATGGGATTAGacattaacaacaataacaatgcTGCGAGAGCTCCTGGCCCGGTAGCCAATAATTCAACAGTATCGTCAGCAAGTTTCGAAAAACTATTGGGAGGTCTTCCTCTCATTCCAAGCCGTCTTCCAAACGGAGATATTGCTTTTTTGTTACCAAGTAGATGTTTATCTTCCGTTCCAGGTCAACTTTTGAACAGTCTTACCTTAGATTCCAGATCTTCAAAACCAATGACCTTCTCGGTGAGTAGGTCCAGTACCCCAACCCCCTACTGCTCTCTTTCATCTTGGGATCATCCAAAATCACCTGCAGGTCCTTCATCCTGGGATCATCCAACATCACCTCCAGGTCCACGAAGGACTGCTAGCACTGGAAGCTCACTAAGCTGTGCCCTCAGCCCATCTGTCAGCGATTCGGGATCAGATGTCTTTAACGAATCCTTAATGATGTCACCAAGGAAACTCTCGCCTTCCATTAGCAGACATTTAAACGACCATCTTTCACAGCAGGACCCAATAAGTTCAGCCCCTAAGACAAGTACTTTTCAAAACATTACCTCAACAGCGAGTTCGGGTTCTTCAAATTCCTCGTTTGTAACCACAGCAAAGATAGGTGTCCAATCAACGGTTGAAAACTCCGGTTCTCTATTGATAGGACGATCCTTTGGTCACGTTTCAACCATTGCTTCTGCAGACAGTTTTTTGATCAACCGTTCCTCCCAGACTGGACGTGATGGAGCATCCAGTAAGCGCGATCACGTGGGCTTACAAAGTTCATCAGGTGGTACTAATTGCAAAATAAAAGAGACGCCCACAAGTGTCACTCCTCGGTGTCCTAGCTCGATCGAGCAATCGAATGAAACAGTATGGCGACCTTGGTGA